The following are from one region of the Streptomyces tuirus genome:
- a CDS encoding low molecular weight protein-tyrosine-phosphatase yields MTYRVCFVCTGNICRSPMAEIVFRARVAEAGLDELVEVDSAGTGGWHEGDGADPRTVAVLEDNGYAGGHTARQFRSSWFSRLDLVIALDSGHLGALRGLAPTEEDAEKVRLLRSYDPAAGDDDLDVPDPYYGGMDGFEECLEMVEAASAGLLAAVRKNLEGQAA; encoded by the coding sequence ATGACATACCGGGTCTGCTTCGTCTGCACGGGCAACATCTGCCGTTCCCCGATGGCCGAGATCGTCTTCCGCGCGCGGGTGGCGGAGGCGGGTCTCGACGAGCTGGTGGAGGTCGACAGCGCCGGCACGGGCGGATGGCACGAGGGCGACGGAGCCGACCCGCGTACGGTGGCCGTCCTCGAGGACAACGGCTACGCCGGGGGCCACACGGCCCGGCAGTTCCGGTCGTCCTGGTTCTCCCGCCTCGACCTGGTGATCGCCCTCGACTCCGGCCATCTCGGGGCCCTGCGCGGGCTCGCGCCCACGGAGGAGGACGCGGAGAAGGTGCGGCTGCTGCGCTCGTACGACCCCGCCGCCGGCGACGATGACCTCGACGTACCGGACCCCTACTACGGGGGCATGGACGGCTTCGAGGAGTGTCTTGAGATGGTGGAGGCGGCGAGCGCCGGTCTGCTCGCCGCAGTGCGCAAGAATCTGGAGGGACAGGCGGCATGA